From Seriola aureovittata isolate HTS-2021-v1 ecotype China chromosome 16, ASM2101889v1, whole genome shotgun sequence, one genomic window encodes:
- the ldlrap1a gene encoding low density lipoprotein receptor adapter protein 1a isoform X1, protein MDALKSAGRAIIRSPSMAKQSWTSGRHRKLPENWTDTRETILEGMTFNLRHLGMTLVDQPRGEDLSAAAVKRIVATAKASGKKPQKVALKVSPQGIVLYDSLNNKLLENVSIYRISYCTVDKLHDKVFAYITQNTLNGTLECHAYLCPKRKVAQAVALTVAQAFTVAFELWQVAKEEKGKRVKSGSAGEGSSSSRSERSNSLGSLKGTDAATHNLLDIEDGVNVAVETNGNTEEDQLDNHRPSETNNNPAWELEDGLDEAFSRLAVSRSNPQVLDIGVTPQDWLTEPNWDSTNGNTPHGLSPFGDDIFGF, encoded by the exons agCTTCCAGAGAACTGGACTGACACACGGGAGACCATCTTAGAGGGCATGACCTTTAACCTTCGTCACCTTGGCATGACACTAGTGGACCAGCCCAGGGGAGAGGacctgtcagctgctgctgtgaagagGATTGTCGCCACG GCCAAAGCCAGTGGGAAGAAGCCTCAGAAAGTTGCTCTGAAAGTTTCCCCTCAGGGAATCGTGCTGTACGACAGCTTGAACAATAAACTCCTGGAGAACGTCTCCATATACAG AATATCCTACTGCACAGTGGACAAACTGCATGATAAGGTGTTTGCTTATATCACTCAAAACACCCTCAACGGGACCCTGGAGTGCCACGCCTACCTCTGCCCCAAGAGGAAAGTG GCTCAGGCAGTGGCTTTGACAGTGGCCCAGGCCTTCACAGTAGCTTTTGAACTCTGGCAAGTGGCAAAAGAAG AGAAAGGGAAAAGGGTGAAGTCTGGTTCAGCCGGAGAAGGCAGCAGTAGTTCCCGTTCGGAGAGATCCAACAGCTTGGGGAGCCTGAAAGGGACAG ATGCTGCCACACACAACCTGTTGGACATTGAGGACGGCGTGAATGTTGCAGTGGAGACCAATGGGAATACAGAAGAGGATCAGCTAGACAACCACCGGCCCTCTGAGACCAATAACAACCCCGCCTGG GAATTAGAGGATGGTTTGGATGAAGCCTTCTCCAG ACTGGCAGTGTCGCGTAGTAACCCCCAGGTCCTGGACATTGGGGTGACGCCCCAAGACTGGCTCACTGAACCCAACTGGGACAGCACCAATGGAAACACTCCACACGGCCTCAGCCCATTCGGGGACGATATCTTCGGCTTctga
- the ldlrap1a gene encoding low density lipoprotein receptor adapter protein 1a isoform X2 translates to MDALKSAGRAIIRSPSMAKQSWTSGRHRKLPENWTDTRETILEGMTFNLRHLGMTLVDQPRGEDLSAAAVKRIVATAKASGKKPQKVALKVSPQGIVLYDSLNNKLLENVSIYRISYCTVDKLHDKVFAYITQNTLNGTLECHAYLCPKRKVAQAVALTVAQAFTVAFELWQVAKEEKGKRVKSGSAGEGSSSSRSERSNSLGSLKGTDAATHNLLDIEDGVNVAVETNGNTEEDQLDNHRPSETNNNPAWELEDGLDEAFSSCALDSYGSFPDWQCRVVTPRSWTLG, encoded by the exons agCTTCCAGAGAACTGGACTGACACACGGGAGACCATCTTAGAGGGCATGACCTTTAACCTTCGTCACCTTGGCATGACACTAGTGGACCAGCCCAGGGGAGAGGacctgtcagctgctgctgtgaagagGATTGTCGCCACG GCCAAAGCCAGTGGGAAGAAGCCTCAGAAAGTTGCTCTGAAAGTTTCCCCTCAGGGAATCGTGCTGTACGACAGCTTGAACAATAAACTCCTGGAGAACGTCTCCATATACAG AATATCCTACTGCACAGTGGACAAACTGCATGATAAGGTGTTTGCTTATATCACTCAAAACACCCTCAACGGGACCCTGGAGTGCCACGCCTACCTCTGCCCCAAGAGGAAAGTG GCTCAGGCAGTGGCTTTGACAGTGGCCCAGGCCTTCACAGTAGCTTTTGAACTCTGGCAAGTGGCAAAAGAAG AGAAAGGGAAAAGGGTGAAGTCTGGTTCAGCCGGAGAAGGCAGCAGTAGTTCCCGTTCGGAGAGATCCAACAGCTTGGGGAGCCTGAAAGGGACAG ATGCTGCCACACACAACCTGTTGGACATTGAGGACGGCGTGAATGTTGCAGTGGAGACCAATGGGAATACAGAAGAGGATCAGCTAGACAACCACCGGCCCTCTGAGACCAATAACAACCCCGCCTGG GAATTAGAGGATGGTTTGGATGAAGCCTTCTCCAG ctgTGCTCTGGATAGCTATGGTTCATTTCCAG ACTGGCAGTGTCGCGTAGTAACCCCCAGGTCCTGGACATTGGGGTGA